Within Vigna unguiculata cultivar IT97K-499-35 chromosome 2, ASM411807v1, whole genome shotgun sequence, the genomic segment ATCTTTACAAAAGAGAGCttaaaaaatcaaactaaataatttcttttaaaaaaaagaaaaaaaaaatcctccaTCTCTGATCCTACTATGTTACCATTTTGTAGTTTTCGATAATTTGACCTAGACAATAATTTTCAATGTCCCCCTAGGAAGAGTTCAGATTGCAAGAAAGCGTAGTAGTTAGCTCTCTCATCTTCAAGCTCCCACAGTTTGTCACACAGAGATGAAAACCCATGTTCACTGTTGAACCCATCTTCTCCGACAAACCCAAACACCCCATCGCCACTACTCGGAATCCCAAGCTCATCATCGGAGGCTTGGAGGAGGTGTCTCATCACCCTCTCCTTCTCACTCTCCTCctcttccttttccttttccttttccttcaCAACCCCTTCTTCCGACGCTACTGTTGCTCCATCCATTGTTGTGAGGTTGTCTAGGTCAATTGCTTGAGCTGGACCCCCCAAAAGGGCATCTTGGAAATCACCATTGTTGGAGGCACAACTGATTTCTTGTTGCAGGGTTGTGATGAGAGGGGAGAGGTCCTGTGTGGAGTCTTCTTCCTCTGAGTCAAGAAGAGAGAGGATGTGGGTGTAGGGTTTTTGCTTCTTGGAGGAGTAGTCTTGTTCAAAGTTCAAGTCTTTTTgggtttcttcttcttcttcttctctggGCCTCTTTGGCACCAAAGTTTCCTCCATTAAAGT encodes:
- the LOC114167568 gene encoding uncharacterized protein LOC114167568, translating into MEETLVPKRPREEEEEETQKDLNFEQDYSSKKQKPYTHILSLLDSEEEDSTQDLSPLITTLQQEISCASNNGDFQDALLGGPAQAIDLDNLTTMDGATVASEEGVVKEKEKEKEEEESEKERVMRHLLQASDDELGIPSSGDGVFGFVGEDGFNSEHGFSSLCDKLWELEDERANYYAFLQSELFLGGH